The Pseudomonadota bacterium genome has a window encoding:
- a CDS encoding YlxR family protein, whose amino-acid sequence MKSVPFRTCLGCKKKKPQDTLWRFGADKNGRIVWDDTNTMPGRGAYSCRSYECYIFFCKNKNRLSAALRREITGCDQTMPGHDD is encoded by the coding sequence ATGAAGAGTGTTCCTTTCCGGACCTGCCTTGGGTGCAAGAAAAAGAAGCCTCAAGATACATTGTGGAGATTTGGAGCGGATAAAAACGGCAGGATTGTGTGGGATGACACGAATACAATGCCCGGCCGAGGTGCATATAGTTGCAGGAGTTACGAGTGCTACATTTTTTTCTGTAAAAATAAAAATCGGTTGTCCGCGGCATTGAGAAGAGAAATTACAGGCTGCGATCAAACAATGCCTGGACATGATGATTAG